A genomic region of Candidatus Schekmanbacteria bacterium contains the following coding sequences:
- a CDS encoding glycosyltransferase family 39 protein, which translates to MDSDFSHNRKYTYLFILLLVVIPSLFSGLSGYELLLPDEPREAEIAREMWVSGDFAVPKLNGEAFLEKPPLYYWTVVALYNAAGRADAFLSRLPSAFFGLGTILFVYALSAMMFGRKTGLAAALISCTTHEFQKMSHNCMIDISLAFFVIGTVYYFAAGYIYGRQKTLNISLMYAMAGFAFLSKGFIGVVIPGVVIFLFFLFEKNLKSGIIDIKIWLGVIIFLIITSPWFYLLWQAGGTKYFKVFFIDNHWGRFAEASLGHRQGFFFYFSKIFEVLFPWSILLPLLIFDIFLNRKTSLLEKRREILFVRIFAFAPLALLSFSASKRSVYLLPVIPAYAILTALLLEKEFLKKTASRGAGIFGRLLTVVVLLCMVLAMAGWVWAAGTANASFIIAVIPAVIAAAGVIVFSLRNELQKLFVAVVVSTVIMFYAFSNFELERGEKNQNYRGIANIIRKNVSDMEHFRAFDLSEHERSIAFYLNRTFPEDMKWEEVKHHLLSDKNITYIVNDDKLEDVYRKLPVGIGIKPIGRVDRNTLFLLIKKTS; encoded by the coding sequence ATGGATTCTGATTTTTCTCATAACCGGAAGTATACATATCTGTTCATCCTCCTTCTTGTTGTAATCCCGTCGCTTTTTTCAGGGCTTAGCGGATATGAGCTTCTTTTGCCTGATGAGCCGCGGGAGGCTGAGATAGCAAGAGAAATGTGGGTGAGTGGTGATTTTGCAGTTCCCAAGCTAAACGGCGAGGCATTTCTTGAAAAGCCCCCTCTTTATTATTGGACTGTAGTTGCTCTCTATAATGCTGCCGGCAGGGCAGATGCCTTTCTTTCAAGATTGCCGTCAGCCTTCTTTGGTTTGGGTACGATTCTTTTTGTGTATGCACTTTCCGCAATGATGTTTGGCAGAAAGACAGGGCTTGCGGCCGCGCTTATCAGCTGCACTACCCATGAATTTCAGAAGATGTCTCATAACTGCATGATTGATATATCCCTTGCTTTTTTTGTCATTGGAACGGTTTATTATTTTGCTGCCGGCTACATATACGGCAGACAGAAAACACTCAATATCTCGTTGATGTACGCTATGGCGGGATTCGCTTTCCTGAGCAAGGGATTTATAGGTGTCGTGATACCGGGTGTAGTGATTTTCCTTTTTTTTCTCTTTGAAAAAAACCTCAAAAGCGGAATCATTGATATTAAAATCTGGCTCGGAGTCATTATATTTCTTATCATAACTTCTCCATGGTTTTATCTTCTCTGGCAGGCAGGGGGAACAAAATATTTCAAGGTATTTTTTATAGACAATCACTGGGGGAGGTTTGCCGAGGCTTCATTGGGGCACAGGCAGGGTTTCTTTTTTTATTTCTCTAAGATATTTGAAGTCCTCTTTCCCTGGTCAATATTACTTCCTTTATTGATATTCGATATTTTCCTGAACCGGAAAACTTCGCTGTTAGAAAAAAGAAGAGAGATTCTTTTTGTAAGAATTTTTGCCTTTGCTCCGCTTGCACTTTTGAGCTTCTCGGCGAGCAAGAGAAGCGTATATCTCCTTCCGGTAATTCCTGCTTATGCCATTTTAACAGCCCTGCTGCTTGAAAAAGAATTTCTCAAAAAAACAGCTTCAAGGGGAGCGGGAATATTTGGCAGACTGTTAACGGTAGTCGTGCTTTTATGCATGGTCCTTGCGATGGCCGGTTGGGTATGGGCTGCTGGAACTGCAAATGCCAGTTTTATAATTGCAGTCATTCCTGCCGTCATTGCGGCAGCGGGAGTGATAGTGTTTTCATTGCGGAATGAATTACAGAAGCTTTTTGTCGCAGTAGTTGTCTCTACGGTTATTATGTTTTATGCCTTTTCTAATTTTGAGCTTGAAAGAGGGGAGAAGAACCAGAACTATCGGGGCATTGCAAATATAATAAGGAAAAACGTCTCTGACATGGAACATTTCAGGGCTTTTGATCTTTCAGAGCATGAAAGGAGCATTGCCTTTTACCTTAACAGGACATTCCCTGAAGATATGAAATGGGAAGAGGTGAAGCATCATCTCTTATCTGACAAGAATATAACCTATATTGTGAATGATGATAAACTGGAAGATGTTTACAGAAAATTACCTGTCGGTATTGGGATAAAGCCGATCGGCCGTGTTGACAGAAACACGCTTTTTCTGCTTATTAAGAAAACTTCATGA
- a CDS encoding YggT family protein, with amino-acid sequence MKFLIFLLELYSYLILAEVVLSWIGPQASNQFTDFIQKATEPVLGTLRKVIPPIGNIDLSPFVAFILIRFLMRVLSDIG; translated from the coding sequence ATGAAATTTCTAATTTTCCTTCTTGAACTCTACAGTTATCTCATCCTCGCTGAGGTGGTTCTTTCATGGATAGGGCCGCAGGCTTCCAACCAATTTACAGATTTTATCCAGAAGGCTACTGAACCGGTCCTCGGCACACTAAGGAAAGTCATCCCTCCCATTGGAAATATTGACCTTTCACCTTTTGTGGCTTTCATATTAATCCGGTTCTTAATGAGGGTGCTGTCAGATATCGGGTAG
- a CDS encoding TIGR03987 family protein, whose translation MGRGEMTIYGGAIILALLAYTYAVWGEQITGKLKGIFIVSFLTGFTLDVLGTSGMFLNSRNAPAIHGVLGIAALLGMGIHAGWALLVWKKGDEKSAHRFHRYSRYVYILWLCAFFSGPLLMKFS comes from the coding sequence ATGGGAAGAGGTGAAATGACGATTTACGGAGGCGCCATAATTCTAGCCCTGCTCGCATATACTTATGCGGTCTGGGGTGAGCAGATAACAGGAAAGCTGAAAGGTATTTTCATTGTCTCCTTTCTTACCGGATTCACCCTTGATGTATTGGGAACATCAGGGATGTTCTTAAACAGCAGAAATGCACCTGCGATACATGGTGTGCTTGGCATTGCAGCGCTTCTTGGAATGGGGATTCATGCTGGCTGGGCTCTGCTCGTCTGGAAAAAAGGGGATGAGAAATCAGCCCACCGTTTTCACAGATACAGCAGATATGTTTATATCCTCTGGCTTTGCGCTTTCTTTTCCGGCCCTCTGCTCATGAAGTTTTCTTAA
- a CDS encoding creatininase family protein — MYIDRITMKDFESEVRKGRMVLVPFGATEEHGAHLPLGTDTIQIEQIIEGALSEKKFLVAPSIAYGLCSSTRNFPGTLTISFDLLKSFAGEILSELERNNVKKTMLISGHAGSDHMAAMRVAAKEFARNSKMKVVVASIADLVLADKSNTVLSKVPRGDKHAGFIETACMLYLEGGLVKKNKIPGKSDPQFPDPLIISDAQKYFPSGVMGDPAGANEAFGKGIYDLAVCSLVNLIGWFEKQK, encoded by the coding sequence ATGTACATAGACCGTATAACGATGAAAGATTTCGAGTCCGAGGTCAGGAAGGGAAGAATGGTTCTTGTCCCATTTGGCGCTACCGAAGAGCATGGGGCGCATCTCCCTCTCGGCACAGATACGATTCAGATAGAGCAGATAATCGAAGGTGCGTTGAGCGAAAAAAAATTCCTTGTGGCTCCATCGATTGCCTATGGGCTTTGCAGTTCAACGAGAAATTTTCCGGGCACACTTACAATCTCATTTGACCTCCTTAAGAGCTTTGCCGGAGAGATTCTTTCAGAGCTTGAACGGAACAATGTTAAAAAGACAATGCTTATATCCGGTCATGCAGGCTCAGACCATATGGCAGCCATGCGTGTGGCGGCAAAAGAATTTGCAAGAAACTCAAAAATGAAAGTAGTTGTCGCGTCAATTGCAGACCTTGTCCTTGCAGACAAAAGTAATACTGTGCTTTCAAAAGTGCCGCGCGGAGACAAACATGCCGGGTTCATCGAGACCGCCTGCATGCTTTACCTTGAAGGCGGGCTTGTTAAGAAAAACAAGATTCCTGGTAAATCTGACCCGCAATTTCCTGATCCTTTAATAATATCTGATGCGCAGAAATATTTTCCATCAGGTGTCATGGGAGACCCTGCCGGCGCAAATGAAGCTTTCGGCAAAGGGATTTATGACCTGGCAGTATGCTCTCTTGTGAATCTGATAGGATGGTTTGAGAAACAGAAATAG
- the lsrF gene encoding 3-hydroxy-5-phosphonooxypentane-2,4-dione thiolase — MDWGMKNRLAQLIKPDGHCMFMPIDHGYFQGPTSKLEKPWETVKPLLRYSDALFCTRGVLRACIPADKSIPIILRVSGGTSMVGADLANEAVTTSMKEALRLNVSALGVSVFVGSSYERQTLLNLANLVNEAEEYGLPVMAVTAVGKELEKRDYRYLGLACRIAAELGAKVVKTYWCEDFDKVVNGCPVPVVMAGGPKVDTDRQVFEFVHDGMLKGAIGINLGRNIWQNPNPIPMIRALRAIIHEKATAKEADELFNELKNSK; from the coding sequence ATGGATTGGGGAATGAAAAACCGCTTAGCTCAGCTTATCAAGCCCGACGGACATTGCATGTTCATGCCTATTGACCACGGCTATTTTCAGGGGCCGACTTCGAAACTCGAAAAACCATGGGAGACCGTGAAACCTCTGCTTAGATACAGCGATGCCCTTTTTTGCACAAGAGGGGTGCTTCGTGCATGCATCCCGGCAGACAAGAGCATACCCATAATACTGAGGGTGTCTGGGGGGACGAGCATGGTCGGAGCAGACCTTGCAAACGAGGCAGTCACTACTTCCATGAAGGAGGCTTTGCGTCTTAATGTTTCCGCTCTTGGTGTTTCTGTGTTTGTCGGAAGCTCTTACGAACGGCAGACTCTTCTTAACCTTGCAAATCTTGTAAATGAAGCTGAGGAGTATGGTCTTCCTGTAATGGCAGTCACGGCTGTGGGAAAAGAGCTTGAAAAAAGAGATTACCGCTATCTTGGCCTGGCATGCAGGATTGCTGCAGAGCTTGGCGCAAAGGTTGTAAAGACATATTGGTGTGAGGATTTTGATAAAGTTGTAAACGGTTGTCCTGTCCCTGTTGTCATGGCAGGAGGACCTAAAGTTGATACAGACCGCCAGGTTTTTGAGTTTGTCCATGACGGGATGCTGAAGGGCGCCATCGGCATTAACCTCGGGCGCAATATATGGCAGAACCCTAATCCTATTCCAATGATAAGAGCTCTTCGCGCCATCATACATGAAAAGGCGACGGCAAAAGAGGCGGATGAACTTTTTAACGAACTGAAGAACAGCAAGTAA
- a CDS encoding CPBP family intramembrane metalloprotease codes for MKKEILIALTACIILFSICFYLNISLGLGKAESDHDPSSVWLYGKHSLLIALAIVLPAFSGINIFRMAGWQFNPRWFVIAVAVGFFMGFGNRGGFDPRIPVMLVLALFHTFAMEFFFRTYLYRFLQPYFKWQYTSMILSSLFHGIIYLTEYPVWQLSVITKVGFVFLFTFLGILFSVSYKKSDSFYVPWVMHFFGVLKYGLLFK; via the coding sequence ATGAAAAAAGAAATCCTGATTGCTCTTACGGCCTGCATAATACTTTTTTCCATTTGCTTTTATCTGAATATTTCTCTTGGGCTTGGCAAGGCAGAAAGCGACCATGACCCATCATCAGTCTGGCTCTATGGAAAGCACAGCCTTCTTATTGCCCTTGCAATAGTTCTTCCTGCTTTTTCAGGAATAAACATTTTTCGCATGGCGGGCTGGCAGTTCAACCCCCGGTGGTTTGTTATTGCTGTTGCAGTCGGGTTTTTCATGGGATTTGGAAACCGCGGAGGATTTGATCCCAGAATTCCGGTTATGCTTGTGCTCGCGCTCTTTCATACCTTTGCGATGGAGTTTTTTTTCAGGACCTATCTGTACAGATTCCTCCAGCCTTATTTTAAATGGCAATATACCTCGATGATTCTCTCATCGCTTTTTCATGGGATAATTTATCTTACTGAATATCCTGTCTGGCAGCTTTCCGTAATTACAAAGGTAGGATTTGTTTTCCTTTTCACTTTTCTTGGAATACTTTTTTCAGTCTCTTATAAAAAATCTGACAGCTTTTATGTCCCATGGGTTATGCACTTCTTCGGTGTTTTAAAATACGGCCTGCTTTTTAAATAA
- the lpdA gene encoding dihydrolipoyl dehydrogenase, with protein sequence MSGNYEIAIIGGGPGGYVAAIRGAQSGKKIALIEGDEVGGTCLNRGCIPSKTLIKAAEIISLAKKASMYGIEFSQPTVDFKKLMGRKDTVVKTLVSGVKALLKANGVDVIKGVARFENKTTLSVTTPEGKQQVTADKIIIASGSKPAALKIPGSDMECVIDSDYAFELEERPEKMVIIGGGVIGVEMAYIFNGIGTDVEIIEMLPRIVAQEDADASAVLETALKRNGIKINTGARVKSIEKSDGGCVTIFTAQDGVDKKIESNLVLMGVGRVPNTSDLGIETLGIEAQKGAIKVNGKMETSVPGIYAAGDAIGGIMLAHVAMEEAIVAVDNAGGGNEEMRYDHVPRCVYTIPEIAGAGLTETEAAARNIPVKIGKFPFSASGKAATMGERDGFVKVIADAAGEKILGVLIAGAEATELIAEAVIAMKGGVTAGGLGETIHAHPTLSEAVKEAALAVSGKAIHFPPQIKK encoded by the coding sequence ATGTCTGGAAATTATGAGATTGCGATTATAGGCGGCGGGCCTGGAGGATATGTGGCTGCCATAAGAGGGGCACAGAGCGGGAAAAAGATTGCATTGATAGAGGGAGATGAAGTAGGCGGCACCTGTCTAAACAGAGGCTGCATTCCTTCAAAGACTCTGATCAAGGCAGCGGAGATAATTTCTCTTGCAAAGAAAGCCTCTATGTATGGGATAGAATTCTCCCAGCCGACAGTGGATTTCAAAAAGCTGATGGGAAGAAAAGACACAGTTGTAAAAACACTCGTTTCCGGAGTCAAGGCTCTTTTAAAGGCGAATGGTGTTGATGTGATCAAGGGCGTTGCAAGGTTTGAAAATAAAACCACCCTTTCTGTCACAACGCCTGAAGGGAAACAGCAGGTGACGGCAGATAAGATTATAATCGCATCAGGTTCAAAACCTGCTGCACTTAAAATTCCGGGAAGCGATATGGAATGCGTGATCGACAGCGATTATGCATTTGAGCTTGAAGAGCGTCCGGAAAAAATGGTGATAATCGGCGGCGGCGTGATAGGCGTCGAGATGGCCTATATCTTTAATGGCATAGGCACTGATGTTGAGATAATAGAAATGCTTCCCCGCATTGTTGCTCAGGAGGATGCTGATGCGTCAGCAGTGCTTGAAACTGCGCTTAAAAGAAATGGAATAAAAATAAATACAGGTGCACGAGTCAAATCAATTGAAAAATCAGACGGCGGATGTGTAACGATTTTTACTGCACAGGATGGCGTGGATAAAAAGATAGAATCAAACCTTGTTCTTATGGGAGTTGGACGGGTTCCAAACACATCGGACCTCGGGATAGAGACGCTTGGCATCGAGGCACAGAAGGGCGCCATAAAAGTGAATGGGAAAATGGAGACATCTGTGCCGGGTATATATGCGGCAGGAGATGCCATCGGAGGCATCATGCTTGCCCATGTTGCCATGGAAGAGGCTATTGTTGCAGTTGACAATGCAGGCGGCGGCAATGAGGAAATGAGATACGACCATGTGCCGCGGTGCGTTTACACGATTCCTGAAATTGCCGGTGCAGGGCTTACTGAAACCGAAGCAGCAGCAAGGAATATACCGGTGAAGATAGGGAAATTCCCATTCTCTGCATCAGGCAAAGCAGCGACAATGGGAGAGCGTGACGGTTTTGTAAAGGTAATAGCAGACGCAGCCGGAGAAAAGATTCTCGGTGTCCTGATCGCAGGAGCTGAGGCAACTGAACTCATAGCAGAAGCTGTCATCGCAATGAAGGGCGGTGTTACTGCCGGCGGGCTTGGAGAGACTATTCATGCCCATCCCACGCTTTCGGAAGCAGTTAAGGAGGCGGCCCTTGCTGTGTCGGGAAAGGCAATCCATTTTCCTCCTCAGATTAAAAAATAG
- a CDS encoding alpha/beta hydrolase, which produces MTRGKRIISWVIGILIVLYIGLVIVASLPQDSVPAKSLAKQGDKFVNIKGKEIRYVKQGEGEKTIILVHGFGCSIYSWRHVIPLLSDKYTVYAFDLPGFGLSDKSPSGNYDLKSQGSFVIDFMDALNIYSATLVGHSMGGVVVGYAAVEAPERIEKVVLNDAGFYSGGAPSFLKYLFYPLNKLSAMQFYNKSFVKKLHMGMFYNKELVTDELVDEYLIAGKTPDAVEVMSKMMTDVEPQQYTGISEHITAPTLIVWGEFDPGMPLSDAERLRSEIKNSLPVIVIKNAGHMVPDEKPEELAKVIKEFVG; this is translated from the coding sequence ATGACAAGAGGCAAAAGAATAATTTCATGGGTTATTGGAATTCTCATAGTTCTCTATATTGGTCTTGTAATAGTTGCATCTTTACCTCAGGATTCTGTCCCTGCAAAGAGCCTTGCGAAACAGGGAGACAAGTTCGTAAATATCAAGGGGAAAGAAATACGTTATGTAAAGCAGGGAGAAGGTGAAAAAACCATAATACTTGTCCATGGTTTTGGATGCTCTATATATTCATGGCGGCATGTCATACCCTTGCTTTCCGATAAATACACAGTATATGCCTTTGACCTTCCCGGGTTTGGTCTTTCAGACAAGTCCCCTTCCGGCAACTATGACCTTAAATCACAGGGTAGTTTCGTTATAGATTTCATGGATGCCCTGAACATATATTCTGCAACCCTTGTGGGACATTCAATGGGAGGTGTTGTAGTGGGCTACGCAGCAGTCGAGGCGCCGGAGAGAATTGAAAAGGTAGTTCTCAATGATGCAGGTTTTTACAGCGGAGGAGCTCCATCGTTCTTAAAATATCTTTTCTACCCATTGAACAAACTTTCAGCCATGCAGTTTTATAACAAGTCATTTGTAAAAAAGCTCCACATGGGGATGTTTTATAACAAGGAGCTTGTGACGGATGAGCTTGTAGATGAATATCTTATAGCAGGAAAAACCCCTGATGCAGTTGAGGTGATGTCAAAGATGATGACTGATGTAGAGCCGCAGCAATATACCGGAATAAGCGAGCATATCACTGCGCCAACGCTTATTGTCTGGGGAGAATTCGATCCCGGAATGCCTCTTTCAGATGCCGAGCGTCTCCGCAGTGAGATTAAAAACTCCCTTCCAGTCATTGTTATAAAGAATGCAGGCCACATGGTGCCGGATGAAAAACCTGAAGAACTCGCAAAGGTAATAAAGGAATTTGTGGGGTGA
- the ispH gene encoding 4-hydroxy-3-methylbut-2-enyl diphosphate reductase, whose product MALIIKRAKFLGFCEGVKRAIDLTEQALSNQSLKKQKSNITVVGELIHNKQVVSELQNRGLQIVSSVEEVKPGSTLIVRSHGMPKAHIDKAKKKGIEIIDATCVKVKRLHNITRILVEQGYDVVLVGDHNHAEVEAIVESVQDNITVVSTPEELKDKKFSKKIGVIAQTTQSEQNFIDVVTNLLKISREMKIYNTICNASILRQNAAASLSREVDLMVVIGGKHSANTNRLAEICRKNVETIHIETGDEILPENIKGKKSIGITAGASTPSWIVDKVEEKIRKLSGSHNPSKKVKNTL is encoded by the coding sequence ATGGCATTGATTATCAAACGCGCAAAGTTTCTCGGGTTCTGCGAAGGTGTGAAAAGAGCAATAGACCTCACCGAACAGGCGCTTTCCAACCAATCACTCAAAAAGCAGAAAAGCAATATCACTGTTGTTGGAGAACTGATCCATAACAAGCAGGTAGTGTCGGAGCTCCAGAACCGCGGGCTTCAAATAGTGAGTTCAGTGGAAGAGGTAAAACCCGGGTCAACTCTCATCGTAAGATCCCACGGTATGCCGAAAGCCCACATAGACAAGGCAAAGAAGAAAGGGATAGAAATAATCGATGCCACCTGTGTAAAAGTGAAGAGGCTTCATAACATCACAAGGATATTGGTTGAGCAGGGATATGACGTAGTCCTTGTAGGAGATCATAATCACGCAGAGGTGGAAGCTATCGTTGAAAGCGTACAGGACAACATAACTGTAGTTTCAACCCCGGAAGAGCTTAAAGACAAAAAATTCTCAAAAAAGATAGGCGTCATAGCACAGACAACTCAGAGCGAGCAGAACTTCATCGATGTCGTCACAAACCTCTTAAAAATCTCGCGGGAGATGAAGATATACAATACAATCTGCAATGCCAGCATACTGAGACAGAATGCCGCGGCATCGCTTAGCCGGGAAGTGGATTTAATGGTAGTGATTGGAGGAAAACACAGCGCCAACACAAATAGGCTTGCGGAGATTTGCAGGAAGAATGTCGAGACTATCCATATAGAAACCGGAGATGAGATATTGCCGGAGAATATCAAAGGTAAAAAATCAATAGGTATCACCGCAGGCGCATCAACGCCGAGCTGGATTGTTGATAAGGTTGAAGAAAAAATAAGGAAGCTTTCCGGAAGTCATAACCCCTCTAAAAAAGTGAAAAACACATTATGA
- a CDS encoding acyl-CoA thioesterase → MTKITSKSPEDSYTQMVEVVLPNDTNLLGNVLGGRVMHWIDIAGAITARRHSGRSVVTASMDVLTFEHPIKLGAIAILEAAVIYVGRTSMDVEVKVFSEDHIKGERKKTSNAYLTFVALDEKGKPVSVPKLSLKTEEQKKKFREAEERRNIRKKLRNHT, encoded by the coding sequence ATGACTAAAATAACATCCAAATCTCCTGAAGACTCCTATACTCAGATGGTCGAAGTGGTGCTCCCCAATGATACCAATCTTCTCGGCAATGTACTCGGAGGAAGGGTGATGCACTGGATAGATATTGCAGGTGCCATCACTGCACGAAGGCACAGCGGGAGAAGCGTTGTCACTGCCTCGATGGATGTGCTCACCTTCGAGCATCCTATAAAGCTCGGCGCAATTGCAATTCTGGAGGCAGCAGTAATTTACGTAGGCCGCACTTCAATGGATGTTGAGGTAAAAGTTTTCTCAGAAGACCATATAAAGGGGGAGCGCAAAAAAACCAGCAATGCCTATCTCACATTCGTGGCGCTTGATGAGAAAGGCAAACCTGTCTCTGTTCCCAAGCTTTCACTTAAAACAGAGGAGCAGAAGAAAAAGTTCCGCGAAGCAGAGGAACGCCGCAACATCAGAAAAAAACTCAGAAACCATACTTAG
- a CDS encoding alcohol dehydrogenase catalytic domain-containing protein, translating to MRVAKYYNNRDVRLEEMPVPKIGAGEILVKIIASGVCGSDVMEWYRIKKAPLVLGHEITGDIVETGEGVEKFKKGDRVTVAHHVPCNTCYYCLNGEYSVCDTLRSTNFDPGGFAEYVRVPKINVDRGVFLLPDEVSYEDGTFSEPLGCVMRGQKVADVRPAQTVLVIGSGISGLLHIKLARAVGAAKIFATDISEYRLSAAKRFGADEVIRASDDVSGKIKSLNGGRLADRVILCAGADSAIEQALQCIDRGGTILLFALPEPGKKFPIDLWNMWRDNVTITTAYASPPADTIPAIELIRSKRVDVSDMITHRLPLSEAGLGFKLVYEAKDSIKVIIEPQR from the coding sequence ATGCGCGTAGCCAAATACTATAACAACCGGGACGTAAGACTTGAAGAGATGCCTGTGCCGAAGATTGGCGCAGGAGAGATACTGGTAAAGATAATCGCAAGCGGTGTCTGCGGAAGCGATGTGATGGAATGGTACCGCATAAAGAAAGCCCCTCTTGTTCTTGGGCACGAGATTACAGGCGATATCGTCGAGACGGGCGAAGGGGTGGAGAAGTTCAAAAAAGGTGACAGGGTCACCGTTGCCCACCATGTCCCATGCAACACCTGTTATTACTGTCTTAACGGCGAGTATTCCGTTTGCGACACTCTGCGGAGCACCAACTTCGACCCCGGCGGTTTTGCAGAGTATGTGCGCGTTCCAAAGATAAATGTTGACCGCGGTGTTTTTCTGCTTCCTGACGAGGTGTCCTATGAAGACGGGACATTTTCCGAACCATTGGGATGTGTTATGCGCGGCCAAAAAGTTGCAGATGTGAGGCCTGCCCAGACTGTCCTTGTCATAGGAAGCGGAATATCTGGTCTTCTTCATATCAAGCTTGCCCGTGCAGTGGGAGCCGCGAAAATATTTGCCACTGATATAAGTGAATACAGACTTTCTGCTGCTAAAAGGTTTGGCGCTGACGAGGTTATACGTGCAAGTGATGATGTTTCGGGAAAGATAAAAAGCCTGAACGGCGGAAGGCTTGCAGACAGGGTCATATTATGTGCAGGGGCAGATTCGGCAATTGAGCAGGCGCTTCAATGCATTGACCGCGGAGGCACGATCCTTCTCTTTGCACTTCCGGAGCCCGGAAAAAAATTCCCAATAGACCTCTGGAATATGTGGCGTGACAACGTGACTATAACTACAGCCTATGCATCTCCTCCCGCTGACACGATTCCTGCAATAGAACTTATACGTTCAAAGAGGGTAGATGTCTCGGATATGATCACCCACAGGCTCCCCCTTAGCGAGGCAGGTCTTGGCTTTAAGCTTGTATATGAAGCCAAAGATTCAATTAAGGTCATAATTGAGCCGCAAAGATGA